TTTAGGGTGATATATGTTAAAAGGAAAAACAATTTTAGTAACTGGAGGAACGGGTTCCTTTGGTCATACGTTTATACCAATGACATTGGAAAAATATAATCCAGCAAAAATCATTGTGTATTCCCGTGATGAGATGAAACAGTGGGAGATGGCAAAGAAATTTGAAGGCGACCCTCGTGTGCGCTTTTTTATCGGTGATGTCCGCGATAAAGAACGTTTAAATCGTGCTTTAGATGGTGTTGATTACGTTGTACACGCAGCGGCTACTAAGATTGTACCTACAGCGGAATATAATCCGTTTGAGTGTATTAAAACGAACATTAATGGTGCAATGAACCTTATCGACGTATGTATTGATAAGGGTGTTAAGCGAGTAGTAGCGCTGTCTACTGATAAAGCCAGCAGCCCAATAAACCTTTATGGTGCAACCAAACTTGCATCAGATAAGGTGTTTGTAGCGGGCAACAGCTATGCTGGCGGACACGATACACGTTTCTCTGTTGTTCGTTATGGCAATGTAATGGGATCTCGTGGATCTGTTATTCCATTTTTTATGTCTATACGTGATAAAGGTGTTTTACCGATTACGGATGACCGTATGACGCGTTTTATGATTTCTCTTGAGCAAGGTGTTGAGCTTGTTTGGCATGCATTTGATGACATGGAAGGGGGCGAAATTTACGTTAAGAAAATCCCATCAATGAAAGTGACAGACTTAGCGACTGTTATTGATCCTAAGGCAAAACAAGAAGTTGTAGGTATTCGCCCAGGTGAAAAACTTCATGAGCAGATGATCGGCGCGGAAGACTCTTATTTTACCTATGAGTACCCAGAACATTTTAAAATATTGCCAGCTATTCATAACTGGAGTAACTGCGAATCCCGTATAAAGGATGGTAAAAAAGTACCCGAGGGTTTCATCTATTCGAGTGATAATAATACCGAATGGATGAGCGCTGATGATTTGTCGGCTTGGATTGATGAAAATTCCGAGAAAATTGGAGCTATCTGAGAATGATTCCTTATGGAAAACAGGATATTACTCAGGGTGATATAGATGCTGTAGTCGAGGTACTGCAGTCGGATTTTCTTACGCAGGGGCCTAAGGGCCCTGCGTTTGAAAAAACGGTATCTGATTACTGTGGCAGTCGTCATGCTTTTGCTGTTAACAGTGCAACATCGGCATTACATATTGCTTGCCTCGCTTTAGAGTTGGGGCCTGACGATTATCTTTGGACTACCCCTGTTACTTTTGTCGCTTCCGCTAATTGTGGGTTGTATTGTGGCGCGAAAGTCGACTTTGTTGATATAGATCCAGCCACTTACAATATGAGTGTGGACGCTTTAGAACGTAAACTGCTTGAGGCTGAACCTAAGGGCATGCTGCCTAAAGTATTGGTTGCAGTGCACTTATGCGGTCAACCTTGTGAGATGGAGCGTATTCATGCGCTATCAGAGCGTTTTAATTTTCGTATAATTGAAGATGCTTCTCATGCTATAGGCGGGCGCTATAAAGATGAACCTATTGGTAATTGCCGTTATAGCGATATCACCGTTTTTAGTTTTCATCCAGTAAAAATAGTGACAACCGCAGAAGGGGGGATGGCGCTTACAAACGATGATGAAATTGCGAGGCGTTTAGCCTTGTTCCGTAGCCATGGGATCACGCGTGACAACGAGCAGATGACCAAGGAGCCTGATGGCCCATGGTATTATCAGCAAATCGAGTTGGGCTACAATTATCGCATGACCGAGCTACAAGCTGCGCTTGGCGTTAGCCAGATGGGGCGAGTTGATGCGTTTGTTTTTCGACGACATCAATTGGCGCATCGTTATTATCAAGCACTTGAGTCTTTACCTATTACCTTGCCTTGGCAGCACCCAGATAGTTATTCTGGTTTGCATCTGTTTGTTATACGTCTAAAACTTGAGCAGATTAAATTGACACATAGGGATGTGTTTGAAGCACTACGAGCAAAGGGTATTGGCGTTAATTTGCATTATATTCCAGTCCATACCCAGCCTTATTATCAAGCGACAGGCTTTAAAGCAGATGATTTTCCGGAAGCGATGAAGTATTACGCTGAGGCGATTAGTTTGCCAATGTTTCATGGTATGACAACTGAGCAGCAAGATGAGGTTATCTCTGTACTAAAAGAGGTGCTTCAGTGAAAATAGCGATAATCCCTGCGCGGGGGGGAAGCAAGCGCATACCACGGAAAAACATTAGAGAATTTTGTGGTAAGCCGATGATTGCTTGGTCTATCGAAGCAGCACTGGCCAGTGGCTGTTTTGATAAGGTGGTTGTTTCTACTGATGATGATGAGATTGCAGCCGTTGCCAAGCAATGGGGAGCTGATGTTCCCTTTATGAGGCCTGCTACATTATCGGATGACTATACGGGTACTATTCCTGTTATTGCTCATGCGGTTAAGTGGTTTAATGATAATGTCGCCCATGTTGATTTAGCCTGTTGTTTATATGCAACGGCGCCTTTTGTTCAAGCTGATGACCTGCAAAGAGGCTTAGGTATTTTAGCTGATACTGACGCTGAATATGCGTTTAGTGTTACCAGCTATCCTTTCCCTATCCAACGCGCTATAAAAATTACGTCTTCTAATAAAATCGAGATGTTTAATCCTGAGTGTTTTAATACACGGTCTCAAGACTTAGAAGAGGCGTGGCATGATGCAGGGCAGTTTTATTGGGGAAAAGCCGATGCATGGCTTAATGAATCAGCTCTTTTTGGGTTGTGTTCTTCTCCCGTACCTCTACCTAGGCATCGTGTGCAGGATATAGATACACCTGAAGATTGGATCCGTGCGGAATGGCTGTTTAAGGCTATGGAATGCTAGTTATTGCTTTTCGCGTAGATGCATCAATAGACATAGGCTCAGGTCATGTCATGCGTTGTCTAACTTTAGCGAATGCTCTACGGCAGCTGGGTGCTGAATGTGTTTTTATATGTCGAGAACATCCAGGTAATCTGATCGAGCATATTCGTAAGTATGATTTTGAGGTTTATACATTACCTGTTGTGGATGTTGAGCCAAGCAATGAAAGTGTCGAGGCTTTTAGGTCTATTCATAGTGATTGGTTAGGTTCTACATGGATGCATGATGCGACCGCCTCTTTGGCGCTCCTTAACGGATTGAAACCTCATTGGTTTATTGTTGATCATTATGCATTGGATGAACAATGGGAGAGCTTTGTTCGTCCATATTGTTCTTATCTTGGTGTGATTGACGATCTGCATGACCGACACCATAACTGTGATTTATTGGTAGATCAAACCTTAGGGTTAACGCCTGATATATATGCTCCTCTTGTTCCCACCTCTTGTGACGTTTTAACTGGGGCCATCTACGCCTTGTTAAGGCCTGAATTTAAAGAGTATAGGTTAGAGAGTATAAAGCGCAGAGACGCCTCACCTAAACTAAAGCACATTTTTGTCAATTTAGGTGGCGTGGATAAAAATAATATAACCAGTCGTGTATTAAGCGGCATTGATCAAAGTGTTTTGTTGAATGACTGTAAGATAACAGTCGTTATGGGGGCTACTTCGCAAAATGTGGAACAGGTAAAAGCGAAAGCAGAGGCTTTACGTATGGATGTGACTGTCCTTGTTGGCGCTAATAATATGGCTGAGTTAATGAGTGAGGCTGATTTAGCAATTGGCGCTGCTGGAAGTACAACGTGGGAACGTTGTTGTTTGGGGTTACCTTCAATTATGGTTGTTCTCGCGGAGAACCAGCGGGATATCGCTGAACAGTTGAGCAATCGAAGTATAGCTGACGTGGTTTTCAACATTAATACTGATTTTGAAAATAATATTGCTAGTGCTTTGAATCGTTTTACACCTGAGAAGTTGGATTTACTGAGTCATGCGTCTAGGCGAGTGACTGATGGTGGTGGCGCTACTTTTGTTGCTGCTCGGATTTTTAATAAGGAATAAATTGATGCCAAGATTTCACGTTCGTGAGATGTGTGATCAGGATTTGGAGTATGTTCTCGAGTGGAGAAACCATCCGGACATACGACGCTTTATGTACTCTCAGCAAGAGATAGGTAAAGAGGAACATTATACTTGGTTTTCAAAAGCATCTATTGATCCGACAAAGAAATTATTGATTTTTGAAGTTGATAAAGAGCCAGTTGGCTTTGTTAACTTCTCATCGATTCGCACAGGTAATATCGCTGATTGGGGGTTTTATTTGGCACCTTATGCGGCTAAGGGCACTGGCGCTGCGCTCGGGAAAACTGCATTAGATTATGCGTTTAATGATTTAGGTTTGCATAAAGTGTGCGGGGAAGCGCTCTCTTATAATCAAAAGTCGATTCGTTTTCATCAAAAAATGGGGTTTGAAATGGAAGGCGTCCTTCGTGATCAATTTTTTGATGGACAGGATTACCATAGTATTCATTGTTTTGGCTTGTTACATTCTGAATGGCCTAATTTACAGGTAGATTAATTTATGAACAATACACCCGTTATTACTATTGATGGTCGAGTCATTTCGTCTGCTCACCCTCCTTATATCATTGCTGAGCTTTCCGCAAACCATAACGGTAAAATTGAGAATGCTTTGCGTATTATCGATGAGGCTAAAAAAGCAGGTGCGGATGCGGTAAAACTTCAGACCTATACGGCTGATACAATCACATTAAATAGTGATACAGAAGATTTTCAGATCAAAGGCGGGCTTTGGGATGGAAAAACCTTGCATCAGCTGTATGAGGAAGCTCATATGCCTTGGGAATGGCATGAGGTGCTTTTTAACTATGCAAAAGAGAAAGGTATTACAATTTTTAGTTCTCCATTTGATAAAACCGCAGTAGATTTGTTAGAAGAATTAAATGCGCCTGCTTATAAAATTGCGAGCTTTGAAGCCATTGATTTACCTTTAATTCGGTACGTTGCAAGTAAAGGTAAGCCAATGATTATTTCTACCGGTATGGCTAATGAGGTAGAGATTGCTGAAGCGATAAAGGCAGCTAAGGACGGTGGTTGTAAAGAGCTAGCTATTTTGCACTGTGTTAGCGGGTACCCAGCACCAGCTGATGAATATAATTTACGCACTATAAGTGATATGTCAGAGCGCTTTGGCTTGGTAACGGGACTATCGGATCATACTTTAGATAATACGACTGCAATTGCAAGTGTTGTGCTTGGCTCTTCTATTATTGAGAAACACGTCACGCTTGACAGAAGTGGTGGCGGAGCTGATGATAGCTTTTCGTTGGAGCCTAAGGAATTGAAAGAGCTATGCCTTAATAGTAAAACGGCATGGTCAGCTCTTGGAACCGTTAATTACGGGCGTAAATCTAGTGAAATAGGTAATGCACAGTTCCGTCGATCATTATATTTTGTGAAAGATCTTAAGGCGGGTGAGCGTATTTCAGATGATGCGATTCGCAGTGTTAGGCCCGGATTTGGCTTAGCGCCAAAGCATTACGACCAGCTTATAGGAAGCGTGGTTTTAAGTGACGTGTCTGCGAATACACCCGTTACCTTAGACAAGGTGGATATTTCCATTTTGGATGCTAACAACGCATAACGCTTGTTTTTAGGCTGGAGGGCGAATTTTAAATGAGCAAGCTTCGTTGTGCTTATGTTGTTTCAGTATTGCATGTAGCATTGTGGAGAAATCGAAGCTTAGCTTTTTTTCTTGATGGGGATCTAAAAACAGATTGGCCGGGTATTAGAGATAGCCAGTGTATAAGGCTGGGATGGGGGCGTAAGAAAAGTGGTTTAAATGCGGTTAGATTAGCTGCTGAGTGTGTACTACTTGAAGATGGTTTTTTGCGTTCCCTTGGTTTGGCGAGCATGGGTTACGAACCCTGTAGTTTGGTCCTCGATAACACCGGTATTTATTATGACGCCTCTTCTCCATCTGACCTTGAGATAATAATTAGGGATTCTGATTTTGCGCTTGATGATTTGCAGCGCGCAGCGCGCTGTATAGAGCTAATCAAAAAAAACAGACTGTCTAAATATAATCATGCTCCTGATATTACGTTATTTGATAGTACGACACGTTCCCGCATTTTGGTTATAGACCAAACATGGGGGGATGCTTCGATTGTTTATGGTGGTGCTGATTCGTCAACGTTTGAGACGATGTTAACCACTGCAACTTTGGAGCACCCTGAGGCGGAGATTCTAGTTAAAATCCACCCAGATGTACTTGCTGGAAAAAAGAAAGGCCATCTTCTAGATGCGGCTAAAAATAAGAATTGTCGTATTATTGCTGAAGATGTATCCCCTTGGTCACTTCTTGATTTAGTTCAGCATGTGTATGTTGTGACAAGTCAGTTTGGTTTTGATGCATTATTGGCAAATAAAAAGGTTACATGCTTCGGAATGCCATTTTATGCTGGATGGGGGCTCACTGATGATCGTCTATCTTGTGCTAGACGAGGGAAGGTCCGGTCGTTAGAGACTGTATTTTATGCGGCTTATATTCAATATAGTAAGTATATAAATCCTTACACGCTTCATCGATGTGAGTTGGAAGATACAGTCCGACTTATCTCTCACCAGAAACAGCATTTAGAAAAACACAGAGGCCGTTGGTTGCTCTTTGGATTTTCTAAATGGAAAACTCGTTTTATTACCGATTTTTTAAACATTGGTGCCAATGTTTTATATACAAAAAATATTAAGAACGATCTTTATAAGTTAGCTCCTGGTGACAATTTACTTGTGTGGGGGCGTTATTTAGATGACGAAAGCCGCTCTTTATGTGATCAGTTAAATATTAAAATTTGGCATATGGAAGATGGTTTTCTTCGCTCTGTAGGGTTAGGGGTTCACCTTGTTCGCCCTCTCTCTCTTGTGGTTGACTCATCTGGTATGTATTACGATGCTCGTACCTCAAGTGATTTGGAGGTGATGCTTAACACCTATCAATTTGATCGTGAAATATTGAATCGTGCGAAAGCTGTATGGGACCAACTGGTTACTTTTAGGCTGTCTAAATACAATGTTGGTCATGCCGAAAAGCTTATTTTGCCGACCGATAAAGCCATTATTCTTGTTCCCGGGCAAGTTGAGGATGATGCGTCCGTTCTTTTAGGGTCGCCCGAAATAACGTCGAATAGCAGCTTACTTGTGGCTGTGCGTGAAAATAATCCGGATGCATTTGTTATATATAAACCACATCCGGATGTGTTAAGTGGGGTTCGTTCCGGAGGGTTGACGGTCTCTGCTACAGAGCTTTATGACTTACAGGTAGAAGACATTCATATAGCTGACTTGTATGACATGGTTGATGAGGTCCATACAATGACATCTCTAGCTGGTTTTGAAGCACTTTTAAGAGGTAAAAAGGTTGTCACTTATGGGATGCCTTTTTATGCAGGGTGGGGGCTTACGGTTGATAAACTTGTGTGTGAACGGCGGCAGCGGACGCTGTCATTAGAGGCGTTAATTGCAGGTGCTTTAATTCTATACCCTACCTATGTTGACCCTGATTCAGGGCAGGTATGTGATATAGAAACCATTATGGAGCTGCTTGTGAGGGGTAAAGATAAGGTTCAAACAGCACCATTTAAACTGCGTATTTATCGGACCATTCAATCCTTCTTTAATCGTTTTCTATCCTAATACACTTTTTATCTAAGCCTGGTTTGTTGCATATGATGATTGCCTCACTAATAGCTTGCTAGTTTTTTTGGGTGGATAGTCTGTTATCAGTGGATAATTTACAATGTTTGTTGTGTTTTCTCAGCGGTGGGCAATAAAGTCGCTTGTGATACAACTTTTTTATAGTAGGGCGTGTTTGTGATTGGTTTTTGTAAAAGGAAAATCGGCCGTTTACCTCATGTAGCGCTGTTACTAGAAAAAAAGCCGCAACGTTTACTCCCTTGGCGGCGCGTTAGAGCTCTTTCTGCAATATTAGGGTGGGGGGCAATGGCTTTAAATAGCAAAGAGCAGCGCCTAGCTTTTAAGTATGGCGTGCCTTATATCGCCTTGGAAGAGGGGTTTCTTCAGCCTTTAACGAAAGATCTAAAGAATCAAAAACTACATAGCCTGATTGTCGATAGACAGGGCATTTTTTATGATGCTACCTGTTGTAGTGATTTAGAATGTTTAATTGCACAAGCCGGTTTTTCGTCAGCAGAGTTAGCGAGGGCTAAGCGCGGTCTTGTGCGTTTGCAGGAGTATAAGGGGTTACAGGCTAAAGAATCTGTAACGGCGATGATGGCGCGATTGTCCGGTAATAAACCTAAAGTGCTAATTGTAGATCAGGAGCAGGGGGAGGTATCCATTGCTCTTGGGCTGGCAAATGGCGATAGCTTTGTCACGATGTTTCAAACGGCTTGTCAAGAAAACCCTGATGCGGACATTATAGTTTTAACTCCCTTAGGGAGTATTGCAGGTAGGAAAAAAAGTTATTTGTTACAGCGAGCTCAAGAGTATGGTTGTACTGTCGTTGAACAAGACGCCACCACAACGGGTTTATTGAGTAGTGTCGATAAGGTGTACGTGGTCACAAGCTCATTAGGTTTTGATGGGCTGCTCGCGGGCAAAGATGTTTTTTGTTTTGGCGTTCCTTTCTATGCCGGTTGGGGGTTAACCCATGATCAGCTCTCTATTTCTCGTCGAAGTGTTTCACGCTCTTTGGCGCAAGTATTTGCTGCTGTTTATTTTCATTATTGTCATTATATTAACCCTTATACAGGCCTTCAGTGTGAGTTTGAACAAGCATTAAGTTTGTTGCATGATCAGGAGCGGCAGCGAGCGCGGTTTTCAGGACGATGGTTGGGTATTGGATTTGGGTATTGGAAAAAAGGCTTCGTACCTTATTTTTTGGGTGATAAGTCGGGTATTAGGTTTGTTAAATCCTGCCCTCCTGCAATAGATAGCGCTAATGAAAAATTACTTGTGTGGGCTTCTGATGGGGAGTCCATTGATGGTGTTGGTAGATACAATCCATTATTGCCTCTTCATTTTATGGAAGATGGTTTTATTCGTTCTGTTGGTTTAGGGGCTGATGCAGTCAATCCATTATCTTTGGTCATAGATGATAGAGGGATTTATTATAATGCCACAGAGCCCTCTGAGCTTGAATCTTTACTTGAAAATGGCCGTTTTTCAGAGGCGCTTGTGCAGCGTGCTGCTCAGCTACGGCAGTCTTTAGTGCAACTCAAGTTAAGTAAATATAATGTGGGTGAGGAAAAACGATTAAACATACCTAAAAATCGTCGAATTATTCTTGTGCCTGGACAGGTGGAAACCGATGCATCAATTCGTACAGGTTCGCCCAGCTTAAAAACGAATGCTGAACTACTGTTTGAGGTTAGGCGCTTAAATCCTGATGCTTATATTATTTATAAGCCTCACCCCGATGTGGTTGTGGGGGCACGGCTAGCTGAAGTCAATCGAGATGAAATGGTGGGTAGTTATGACCTGCTGGTCACTGACATTGCGATGCCGGAATTATTGTGTGATGTTGATGAGGTTCACACATTAACATCATTAACGGGCTTTGAGGCTTTACTCCGAGGTATAAAAGTATATACGTATGGAATGCCCTTTTATGCGGGTTGGGGGATTACGGTCGACCGACATCAGAGTCCCCGCCGCACCCGCCAGCTCACTGTTGACCAGCTGGTTGCTGGGACTTTAATTTTATATCCGACTTATGTTGATCCTGAATCAGGTGATCAGATTAATGTTGAAACAGCTGTTGAGCTTATTAACCAACAGAGGCAAAAGCCTGTTCGAAAAACATTGAACTCATGGGTATGGCAGAAGGTACGTAAACCAGAATAGTTGGCTGTATTAAAGATATTTGAGCTAAAAGGTATATTGTTCTGTTAAATCGAGCTAAATAATTACATTTATTTTTTATCTTGTAGGAATCGTTATTGTGTTAAAAGGTTGTTTTAATCGAAGGGACCTGCATCAGCCGACGGAAATATTGATTACCGGCGCGACGGGGGCTATTGGTGGCGCCTTGGCTAAGTTATATGCCAAACCTGGTGTCACGTTACACCTTCAGGGACGACAGCAAGATATACTTCAACAGGTTAGTCGAGAGTGTTGCTCTTTAGGCGCTGACGTGAATATATATTGTATAGACTTACTCGATACTACCGCGCTACTTACTTGGTTAAAGCACATTGATGATTTATCTCCCATTGATCTGTTTATTGCTAATGCGGGTATGAATATCAATATTGGCTGTGAGAGCCTTGGTGAAAATGAGGAGGAGATGGCCCAGCTTTTAGATTTGAATGTTAAGGCAACTCTTCTTATGAGTGGTTATTTGGCGAAAGCGATGCGTAAGCGGGGCCGTGGAAAAATTGCCTTAATTAGTTCACTGGCAGGGTTTTATGGTTTACCTATTATGCCGAGTTATTGCGCCAGTAAAGCTGCAGTTAAAGCTTATGGAGAAGGGTTAAGAGGGTGGTTGGCCGGTTCAGGTGTTAGTGTGTGTGTTGTCATGCCAGGGAATATTCAATCTGCTATGTGTGAGGCAATGCCGGGGCCTAAGCCTTTAATGATGACACCTGAATCTGCTGCTCGCACTATTGTACGAGGCCTCGCTAATAATACGGCGAGAATTAGCTTTCCATTTCCATTAAATCTGGGGTCTTGGTTTCTCATGCTTTTGCCAGATACGGTATCTCAGAAGATACTTCAGTTATTGGGTTATACTCGGCCTACTAAGTGATATTCATTTTTTACTGAGTAGGCCTGTATCGCGACATGTTCACCCGTTGTTGTGTGATTAAGGGAGTATCTTTTTTTGGCGCGGAGGGAGTGGTAGAAATGCATCCGGTTGGTTAACCGTGTTGTTGATTAATCGGTCACTCATCTCCTCTATGGCTATTTTTCGTCCTTTTTTTGAGATAAAGCTACCGTGAACCTGAATTGTTGCGGCCATCAATCGAACGAATGCCTCTACTAAATGTGGGGTTGGCGTAGCGGGTTGTATAAAAAAGTTTGTTAAGCTTTGCTGGCTCGTGAGTCCAGGGATGTCATACATTGCATCGCCAAGTGTGAGCACAGGCTTTAATTTCTGAATAGCGATAACACCAACTGTACTATTTATTGTGATGGTCCCCGCGCAATCGATTAGCATATGGTCGAGGTTGCCACCATCGACGCACCATACTCTACCGTTTAAATTATAGCGGCTTGTTTCTTCACTAATGATGTTTAACCAATCTTCAATTCCGTTGTCCATTGGATGAACTTTAAAAAGAAGGTGGGTTTCATGCTCAGCACTGTCTTTTAACGCGCTAATAGCTAAGCTGATAGCTTCTCGTTGGTGGTTGAAGGGTGAATTTTCACGTAATTGGTAATCATTTTGCATTTGTAAGGGGAATAAAAAAAAGCGGCCACCTTTCAGTTTTTTTACAATGGTGAGGGCTGCTTTTTCATTTTTTTTAGCTTTGAATAAGCGAGGAATATAATTAATGTATTCGTATAGTGGATTGTAGACCTTGTCCGCTTGGTAGTTACGGAAGAACAGAAAGTCAAAATAATTCGCAAGATTATAGACGACCTCATTCCATGCTTCTTGCCAGAACGGGTGGTGGAGACCTTTTTGTATTGTCGGTGCAGGGAGTTTCTTTCCTGCTTTGAGTATATGATCTGGATCTATTGGAAAATGAGATAGGCGCGACATACCGCCGTGTTCTAGTGTGATCCAATAAGGCCTTAGGTAGCCGTTCTCATAAGTAATCGCATTAATTCCGAGTTCCTGTGCAATATCCATTGCACAGCGGTGGTAAGGTAACCTGTCGGCATAATAAACGAGATCTGTAACGTGGTTCTGTTTAATAAAATTACTCAGGAATGATTTCCAGCCTGCTAATTTTCCACGGTAGTTAATTGCACCGGGTCCTTGCCAAAATAACCAGTCGCCTAGGCAAAGATTAATCTTAAAACATGTTGCTCCATTCTGTTGTAATCCCTTACTGAGTAAAGCGCTAAACCCCGACGGAGGTCCTTGTAATAAAAGAAAAACTTTTTTGTCACTGTGCAACTTACTATCCTTTATCTATTTATGTCAGAGCAATTGCTTTAATAGGTTTATAGTTTGGTCTACCTGCTGTTTAGTGTGGTCATAGGAGATAAAAAACCGAAGTCTAGCACTGTTTTCAGGGACGCCAGGATATATGATTGATTGAACATTGACACCTTGTTGAAAAAGGTTTTCTGCGAGGCGTGCAGTTTTAACTGAACTGCCGATGATTATAGGGACTATAGCAATGCCTTCGCTTGCGCCAGTGTCTAGGCCAGCGGATCTAGCTTGCTCAAGGAAATAGGTTGATATGTGATGTAATTGTGTAATGCGTTCAGGCTCACGTTCCATCATTTGAAGTGATGAGAGTGCAGCGGCCGCGGTTGGTGCTGGTATACCAGCGCTATAAAGAAACCCCGGGGATAAATATCGGAGGTTGTCGATGAGAGCTGACTCGCCAGCGATGAACCCGCCACAGCTTGAAAGTGTTTTACTTAGCGTACCCATCCATATATCTACATCGGTGCCAGGGCATCCGTAGACTTCTCTTAAGCCTTTTCCTGTTTGGCCCAATACGCCAAATGAATGTGCTTCGTCAATCA
The DNA window shown above is from Aliamphritea ceti and carries:
- a CDS encoding capsular polysaccharide biosynthesis protein; amino-acid sequence: MIGFCKRKIGRLPHVALLLEKKPQRLLPWRRVRALSAILGWGAMALNSKEQRLAFKYGVPYIALEEGFLQPLTKDLKNQKLHSLIVDRQGIFYDATCCSDLECLIAQAGFSSAELARAKRGLVRLQEYKGLQAKESVTAMMARLSGNKPKVLIVDQEQGEVSIALGLANGDSFVTMFQTACQENPDADIIVLTPLGSIAGRKKSYLLQRAQEYGCTVVEQDATTTGLLSSVDKVYVVTSSLGFDGLLAGKDVFCFGVPFYAGWGLTHDQLSISRRSVSRSLAQVFAAVYFHYCHYINPYTGLQCEFEQALSLLHDQERQRARFSGRWLGIGFGYWKKGFVPYFLGDKSGIRFVKSCPPAIDSANEKLLVWASDGESIDGVGRYNPLLPLHFMEDGFIRSVGLGADAVNPLSLVIDDRGIYYNATEPSELESLLENGRFSEALVQRAAQLRQSLVQLKLSKYNVGEEKRLNIPKNRRIILVPGQVETDASIRTGSPSLKTNAELLFEVRRLNPDAYIIYKPHPDVVVGARLAEVNRDEMVGSYDLLVTDIAMPELLCDVDEVHTLTSLTGFEALLRGIKVYTYGMPFYAGWGITVDRHQSPRRTRQLTVDQLVAGTLILYPTYVDPESGDQINVETAVELINQQRQKPVRKTLNSWVWQKVRKPE
- a CDS encoding capsule biosynthesis protein — its product is MHSDKKVFLLLQGPPSGFSALLSKGLQQNGATCFKINLCLGDWLFWQGPGAINYRGKLAGWKSFLSNFIKQNHVTDLVYYADRLPYHRCAMDIAQELGINAITYENGYLRPYWITLEHGGMSRLSHFPIDPDHILKAGKKLPAPTIQKGLHHPFWQEAWNEVVYNLANYFDFLFFRNYQADKVYNPLYEYINYIPRLFKAKKNEKAALTIVKKLKGGRFFLFPLQMQNDYQLRENSPFNHQREAISLAISALKDSAEHETHLLFKVHPMDNGIEDWLNIISEETSRYNLNGRVWCVDGGNLDHMLIDCAGTITINSTVGVIAIQKLKPVLTLGDAMYDIPGLTSQQSLTNFFIQPATPTPHLVEAFVRLMAATIQVHGSFISKKGRKIAIEEMSDRLINNTVNQPDAFLPLPPRQKKILP
- a CDS encoding SDR family NAD(P)-dependent oxidoreductase, coding for MLKGCFNRRDLHQPTEILITGATGAIGGALAKLYAKPGVTLHLQGRQQDILQQVSRECCSLGADVNIYCIDLLDTTALLTWLKHIDDLSPIDLFIANAGMNINIGCESLGENEEEMAQLLDLNVKATLLMSGYLAKAMRKRGRGKIALISSLAGFYGLPIMPSYCASKAAVKAYGEGLRGWLAGSGVSVCVVMPGNIQSAMCEAMPGPKPLMMTPESAARTIVRGLANNTARISFPFPLNLGSWFLMLLPDTVSQKILQLLGYTRPTK